GCAATATATTTATACTGAAATTGAATGTGTCTTTGGAAATATTCTGCTTTTATAAGagcattttgctgttttcataaaTCATGAAGTTATCAGTGTGATGTTCCTTTTTCCAATCACTTGCCATACTCCAATCACAATGTTTTCCAAACACTTGCTGGTCTGACGTTCTTGATTTTAAGTTGCTGTTTTCCAGTGCAAGTCCATCTGCCTTTTTAAACCCTGTGTGCAGTCCAACTCATCCCTTCTGTATTTCTCTGCCCAGGGAGTTTTCCAGCCAAAGTCATGAGGCAGGATCCAAAGGGGATGAGGAGCTTGCAGCCCAGATACTTAGTGAATTCCTGAACTTGGGTATGAACCCTTGGACGGATGAACACTACGTCAAGCTCCAGGTCCCCTCCAGGTCAGTGTGGAGGACAGTTAAGAGGGAGGTCTTGTTAAACATTAGATCAGACGCTACTTTAActtcatgggtttttttttttccagattctGTTGATGGAAAttgacaaatgaaaatgtctctttggattgtttttttgttctagGATATGTAATTTGTGTCACAGCTTGAGAAAACCTAATGGAATAATTCAGGGTCTGTGAAGCAGTATACGGACAAAATCATTTTTGAGGGTGTGCTCTAAGTTTTTGCTTCTTGATTTGAACTCAGAACTGTTTTTCTGTGAATATAAACCTGATTTTCATCCATGTCATCTGTCTGACAGTGTGAAACCAAACAAAGTCCTCTTTGGTACACAGGAGATAGGTACACCTCAAGGATATCTGGCTTACAGCAGCACTGGCTTGATAAAGgtgtgcttttaaaatgacttttgttagtgttttttttatttttttatttcccccatCCCTTTTCCCCATTCTTATTGTGTGTCCTATGGGTTGGTGATGGGTGGacttctgcattttgtttttgtggttcATGATGACAAAACCAAGTTGACCAATCATGCCAGTTTGTCTACTTTATAATAACTGaaaattccttttttccttcctttctttcatGTCCAGAACCTATttagtgttttctgttttacataTCCTAGACAGTACCATGTTCCTCCTGCCCATTAGGTACCATGAGAATGAGACAGTGGGGtagagaaaagaataaattataGTGTAATGAAAGATTGTATGgggataaaatattaaatgtttcacCTTCAATACTGCCTCTGTCATGTTTGCAACTGAGGGCACAACAAAGTTGGGCATAAGGAATTGAGATTTGTTACATAtacatgtttgtcagcatctggaaatttatttgctgggtagtTCCTGTAAAGCTCTTGGACAGAgctatttctaaaaaaaaaaaaaaaaaaaatgaaaaatgagtaCAAAAATTAGTCCTGGACAGTTCTGTGATGTCCCCACCCACCCCTTGCAGTACCATTTGAGTCTTAGTGCCATTTGCTGCCATATAGGGTGACAAGAAGGGCATTTTTAGAAAATTGAACggtaaagaaaatgtatttaacatttCTCAGTTTGTGTTCATAACACGGTATACCAGTGTAAACATAAATGCCACCAAAATAATTTGGAGGAAATGGCTTATTGGCTCAGGTGCAAGGGTATTATAGAGTAATGGCACTGGACAGTACAACAAACACTAAATACACGCACAGCAGCCACAAAATGCCAagtaaaaacatctgttaaacaTTCTTTAAGAAGCACTCCCAAAATTCTTAGCTTAATGTCTTCTCGCAGCCCTTAGTCCATGAGGTGGGAGTGTGGGCTAGGCTTTTGTCAGGGCTGTTCCTTTTTATGATACGTAATGTGATTTCTTATCAGTTCAGAGTTGATTCAAATGATGCcactgatgttgtttttttaggGTAGGGTGGTGTATGCTCATTATAGCCAGCCAGATGATTTGGAATTGTTGCTGAATATGAAAATCAAGTTGACTGGAGCCATTGTTCTTGCAAGAGCTGGAAAGATAAGTTTTGCTGAGAAGGTGAATGACCCCCCCCACTTTGACTTCAGTTGCATGAAGCTATTGAGAGTCCCTGGTTTTCATACTGTTGTTGTGCTCCTTGAGTGACTCTGCTGTAGGTTGGTGTatctaccattgtaagtcaccttggatggaaagctgtggGCTGAATGTTACatggtgttcattggaagtcactttggataaaagcacctactaaatgaataagtgcaaaTCTACTTTTCTTAATATTAAAACGCATTCCTGAATTCCtttctaatacatttacatttattcatttacctgacactttttccaaagcttcgtacagtgttaagatacttacaattatttacacagctgggtaataagCTGTAAATAAGAAACTGATTTTGAGTAACTATTGGGTCAGGGTGTAACCCTGTGTGCCTATCCTGCAGGTTGCCAATGCTGCCAGATttggagcagctgctgtgcTGATATACCCTGACCCTGTTGATGTTGTTTGCAATAGTGACTGCGAGCTCTTTGGTCATGTGAGTATGGATACGCTGAAGTCTGTGCTTAGGAAAATGTCAGATCGAAGTTTCAGTCCTTGAACATCTCCTAGAGCAGAGGTGTCAAACTCAAGGCCTGTGAGCCAAATCTGGTCCGCCCCTTATTTTATGTGGCCTGCAAGagcttacaaattattttcttattataaattttattttcggGACCTGAAAATGCATCTCAATTTTATTGCCTGTGTGATTGAAGGCATctagccagtagatggcagtgtccggatatgttttttttttttttttttttttttttttctctcctgcgGCGGGGTTTTAGTGGAGTGATAGGattaggaataaaaaaaaaaatacgaatAGACCCATCATGtcgaagaaaagaaaagttgatGCAGGTGTATAAGTAATGATTTTTTCTAGTCTAAATTAATTCATGAAATTATCATAGAAATCTGAGTGTGTGCTCATATACAGCAgaagcatgtgtttttgttacctcttattttttaaataaactgtaccTCTGCATTCGATTACTTGAAtacactttgtcattatttgtccTGGGCTTCTACTTTCAAAGCTAGGTATTAATTGAGTTATTACCAAAACCAGTAGTAATCGAATGTAGAGGTAATTATGTAGTGAGTAGATACATTCATATTGTCTTACAGTTACAACCAGCCCTTCCATAATGCTGATGTGGCCTGGGATGAAATTGAGTTTGACAACCCCTGTCCTAGAGTATGCACAGTGTTACAGCAGGTAGAGGTGCcaccttacagcacctgggctgttagggtacaggttcaagtccagctgtgtcttcgcatgttctccccatgtctctgattttcctcccacagtttggAGAAAgggtggtttttaaaaaaaaaaaaaaaaaaaaaaaaagaaaaagtactggtcaagtgaattggtgactcattgcctgcagtgtgtgaccaTGTGTTCCATATCCTGCAATGAATATCTTGCTTAGGGTTTACATCCTCCTTCTTTagccttgtacccagtgattctgtgataggctccagacctccatggccctgaccaggataagcagttaatcaaagtgaaaaagagGCTGAGAATGCACTTTCCTAAATACATATGTACACCcttgtgttttacacacacacacacacacacacacacacacacacacacacatacacattgtctgaactgcttgaccccgggagccggagcctaacccggcaacacagggcgtaaggctggagagggaagggacacacccaggatgggacgccagtctgttgcaaggcaccccaagcaggactcgaaccccagacccaccggagagcaggacccggtccaacccactgcgctactgcgctaccacgccccccccctccttgtGTTAGTAACAGTAAACTAAGGCATTCTATGATTGACAAACTGACCAAAGACCTCGGTGGTTGTAAAATGAATCACAGTCCTAATCTATCTTTTTGTTTCCAACAGTAATTTGCATTGatgttactgtgtttattttgcatGTCCAGGTCCACCTTGGTTCTGGTGATCCCTACACTCCAGGATTTCCCTCTTTCAATCACACCCAGTTCCCTCCAGCTCAGTCCTCAAGCTTGCCTGACATCCTTGCTCAGACAATCACCCCTGCCATGGCTGCTCAGCTCTTTGGGTATGTTACTGACCTACTGATGGTAGGACTCCTGTTTGAGTACTTCCTCTTTGAATGTGCTTCTTTTGTGGCCACAGGAAAATGGGTGGCCCTAGTGTTCCTCGGTCTTGGGTCGAGACCGGGTTGAACAGAGTTTCTCCAATCAAGCTGGGTTCAGAGAAAGATGTGATTACAGTAGAAGTCAACAATGTCCTTGTGGAGAAAAGGATCCATAATGTGTTTGGTGTCATCAAGGGCTTCATGGATCCTGGTACAGTGACTACACCCCATAGTAAAGCTGAGGGGAAACATGCTCTTTTGTTTTGAATCTTTTATGCCAAGTGTCCctgatttttaaattgtgcCTCTCATAGATCGCTACGTTGTCATAGGGGCTCAGAGGGACTCTTGGGGTCCAGGTTATGCAAAGTCAACTGTGGGCACATGTGTGCTAATGGAGCTTGCCAGGGCCATCACAGAAATGTTAAAGAGAGGTGAGTAAAAGGAGAGTTCAGTGTGAAGTCATTCTGAGCCTCCGATCATTGAAGAGTCAACAAAAggaatttaacacacacaaaaaaaggtaCAGCTTTTATGTTCTTTGGGTCTCCCAAGTGCTGTTCAGTCAGCCCACATCTGATGAACTCTGAAGATACGTCAGTGTCGTCATAGTTTAGACCACCCGCTGTTAAATTGTCCCAGTCAGGGTTGTAGAGGTTTGGAGCACAGGGCACTAAGCTAGGCAATGGTATGCTTTCGACAAGTGCTCATGCATGCATGCGcgtacacacacagcatcacacTCTTTGGGCAGCGTAGTGGCACATTTACGTGAAACGTGTCTTTAGTCTGTAGGAAGAAACTGGAACAAAGACTTGTACCTCGGTATTTATACTACTCCCCCCCCCATGCTGACTTTAGATGATTTCAGACCCAGAAGGAGTATCATTTTTGCCAGTTGGAGTGCTGGAGAATATGGGAGTGTTGGTGCTACTGAGTGGTTGGAGGTAACATTACATTGCATGATTGTCCATTGTCATCAAGTTGCCTCAAGTTTGTGTGTACTAATTGTTAATTCAAAGCTTAATGTTACTGCCTAAAGCTGGGTTGCTGAAGGTTACTGGTGTAAAGTTTACTGGAGATCATCTGGTCCTTTTCCTCTAGGGCTATTTGTCTTCTCTGAGTATGAAGGCTTTTGTTTATATCAGTCTGGATGGAGTTGTTACTGGTGAGTTAAGTTACAAAATCATCTCCCTTCACTCCCAGTTTCTGTGTGTTGTCCATTAGTGTGGGGGATGTATtgtgtattgtttgttttttttttttttttttcaatgtacaGGTTCCCAAACCTTTAAAGCTGCAGCAAGTCCCTTGTTGTATAAACTGATCCGAGAAACAATGATGGAGGTACTAGATTTAAAACTAACTTGGGGTGCACATTAAATCCAGTGTATTTACAGTGGATTTCATTGTAATGTCTTGATGTTTTCTTAATAGGtgaaaagtacagttttttcCAATGACACCAGCAAGACTCTTTATGATGAGTTTGCTGGATCAAACTGGGAGCAGTCTGTGTAAGTTAAAAAGGCAACTGAACTTATTGTAACTGGTGGGTTGTTGTCAAAGCCAAGGACAAAATGTTGCAGCTGTACTTCCACTGTCTTGAGAACCggatataaaataaaatgtagccATGAATCAAAGCATTAAAGGATTAGAAAGTAAATATTTGTGCTCTAGGGTTTTCAGTAGAAATCTGCAGCAACTTTTTACAGTGCATGTACACATGGACTTCATTTAGGAGTGAATGGAAGACATTCCCCCTGTAGTAGATGATCTTAAGCAACATATCTAGCATATCTGTTACCCTTCCAGGTTTTACATTCAAGGCTTTTACAGCAATTTCTTTAATGCTAGTTTACCCTGTTTTACTTTCAGCATAGTGCCCATGAAAATGGATGACTCTGCATATCCATTCCTGACTTTTTCTGGCATCCCTTCGGTCTCATTTAGTTTCACTTCACTGAAGGTGAGTCTCCTCTGAGAAATGTTACATgatctccccctcccccccgaaaaaggtggcttttttttttttttttttttttttgagagagagagagagaaggcacTCTACCATGTGCTGAATTTCCTTGTTTGTAGGATTTCAgcatttgtgcttttgttgtTTGTCACAGCATGGAAGTAATTACCCATACTTCTGTACGCTGCTGGACGATAAGGACCATTTGGACTTTGCCACAAGGCATCTCACAGCAGATGTGGCAGTTGCTGCAACGCGGTTGGCTGGCCACATGGCCCTCCGCTTGGTGCATGACTACCTACTGAGGCTGGATGTGGACAAGTATAAGTCCCTTCTCCGCAGCCATGTGTCCCAGATCATGCATCTTAGCACTCAGCTGAAGCAGGTGAGTTTGTCCATGTGTCAAAGGTGTTGGTCTAACATCAGTTCAAGATGTACGAATGCtgtaagtaaacaaaaaaaactaccgTTACCACAAGCTGCGTAAACATAATAGTGCAGCCACTGTCAAGAATCCATTTACAGGAGGAGACTGAATTCGTGAAGAATAATTTTTTGATTCTCTGTGTGTTCCCAGTCAGGACTGGTGACCGCAGATCAACCTGAGGTGCTGTCCACCCAGTGGATCACATCAGCTTTTGGCTCGTTCAGCCGTGCCGCCAGCTCTCTCACTACCACGATCCAGAACAGCGAcctgagtgacacagagctgtgCCGCATTATCAATGACCGCATCATGAGGGTGAGTGCAAGCCAACTGATATGTCCCACCTCTGTGGGATTCTACAGCCATGACTCCGTCATCCCTTGGTTCCCACCTGTACTTGCCAGTGGCCTCTATAGCCACCTGCTAACCAACCAACTGAGAAACGTCCAGATGGATTACATGTAACAAATGGTCATCTGGTAATGCTAGTTGGGAGGAGTAATGTTCTGCTGCCATCAATCTGAATTcataccttttattttcttaatttttgctCTTAGGTGGAACACAATTTCCTTTCACCCTATGTGTCTCCTAAAGATGTCCCATTCCGTCATATTTTCTTTGGTACTGGAACCCACACTCTGCAGGCTCTGGCTGACCATCTGGAAGCCTTGAGGAAGCGCACACTAGATTCCGATTGGAACCTCTTTCGAAACCAGTTTGCTCTCATCACCTGGACCGTGCAGGGTTGTGCCAACAACCTGGTCGGCAATGTGTGGGATTTGGACAACGAAATCTAATTCGCCCATTCATTCTTAGTTTCAGTAGGGGTTTAATGTCACCAATTTCTAGGTGCGAGGGGAGAAAAGAGATTATATGGTTATTTAATAAGTCCTAAAACCTTTTCCcgttaaaatattttcatctgCGAAGTTCCCTAGTTGATAAAATTAGCATCCTAACACTTACAAATTTGACTTGCTGCTTGCTTTAAATGAGAGGGAGAGAACAACAGATAAATTTGTCATCTCTTGGCAAGAACAGTAGAACTTGTCATGGTTGGAGAAGTCATTTGGAATAGCACGCCTTCTTTGAAAGTACATGCCATTGACTTTCCtcctttcaaaataaaaaaggaaatttagATAGGCTTTACAAAAGTGTGGGGGTTACAGACACATGATGTCTTTCTGAAAAGATTTTAACGATATCCACTTTTCATCTAATCTGAAGTCATAGTGCTTCCCTGAACCACACTGTATTATGTAAAGTGTTGCAGTGTTGCTAGTAGCACTGCTTGTTATTCATGCCAGATGCAGATACTACAAATGCAAACCATTGAATTCAAGTTACTCATGTTGCGCTTGTATTGCAGAAGATTCAGTCAAACCTTGCTGCTTTACTTTTATGTCCGGTGACATGCATCTTGTGAATGAAGCACATTAGGTTCACATGTCTACACAAGTATTTTGGGAAGATAAAAAGAATATGATTTGTTGGAGATATTTAAAAGCCATACCTTACTGAAACTGACTTCAAACTGCAGAATTTATTCTCTTGCAAATTTCTGTCTGCAAGTGTTCTTAGTGTTCTGTGATTTGACTGAAATAGAAACGGTTCgttgtaaaaatttattttctttataaaatacattgaattaGTGCCTGAGCTAAAGTACTGCTGATGGTGTTGGATGTGTACTTATTCACTAGAATCCATATATCAGGAAAGGAAGAATGTGGCTTTAGCATTTCAGTTTGTCACTTTACATGTTTATTAGTGACAGGGTTCActgtaaatgctttttttaaaacttatttttctcATGAAATTATCAGAAGCAACGCCTTCCATAATTGTGATGGTTATACTGTCTGTTTATGAAgcagcatctgctaaaatgttttacaaacagTGATTATGGGGGTCAGGGATGTGTTCCCCAGCAGATGTTGGCTTCTTTGCTGTGCTTGGTCAAAAACTTGGCGGTTATACATGGTGTCAATATTTCTAGAACAAGCGtttttgatatattttatatgtctTGTCTTAAGACATTATCAGGGGCAGGGTCCTCCATAATGTGATGCTTTGATGGTAGCTTTTTCCTACCGGCATGTACATATTGAGGGCAGT
The window above is part of the Scleropages formosus chromosome 19, fSclFor1.1, whole genome shotgun sequence genome. Proteins encoded here:
- the LOC108927770 gene encoding transferrin receptor protein 1-like, giving the protein MDQATSAISNIFSGETRFYTRFDAAQSEEGDHSQVEMKNSSDTEDELGVSVGEHPQDTYDSRQRCSLKCAFFLAFCTLFVFVMGYLLGYVTSPKPAVMEPTRSPEIDDEMLFEPEPTLDWVGVQKLLGQKLSAASFENCLREFSSQSHEAGSKGDEELAAQILSEFLNLGMNPWTDEHYVKLQVPSSVKPNKVLFGTQEIGTPQGYLAYSSTGLIKGRVVYAHYSQPDDLELLLNMKIKLTGAIVLARAGKISFAEKVANAARFGAAAVLIYPDPVDVVCNSDCELFGHVHLGSGDPYTPGFPSFNHTQFPPAQSSSLPDILAQTITPAMAAQLFGKMGGPSVPRSWVETGLNRVSPIKLGSEKDVITVEVNNVLVEKRIHNVFGVIKGFMDPDRYVVIGAQRDSWGPGYAKSTVGTCVLMELARAITEMLKRDDFRPRRSIIFASWSAGEYGSVGATEWLEGYLSSLSMKAFVYISLDGVVTGSQTFKAAASPLLYKLIRETMMEVKSTVFSNDTSKTLYDEFAGSNWEQSVIVPMKMDDSAYPFLTFSGIPSVSFSFTSLKHGSNYPYFCTLLDDKDHLDFATRHLTADVAVAATRLAGHMALRLVHDYLLRLDVDKYKSLLRSHVSQIMHLSTQLKQSGLVTADQPEVLSTQWITSAFGSFSRAASSLTTTIQNSDLSDTELCRIINDRIMRVEHNFLSPYVSPKDVPFRHIFFGTGTHTLQALADHLEALRKRTLDSDWNLFRNQFALITWTVQGCANNLVGNVWDLDNEI